From Oceanispirochaeta sp., the proteins below share one genomic window:
- a CDS encoding SoxR reducing system RseC family protein, which translates to MSKYARILEIKDNRVILGLLNDTGLCGSGKCEGCSCSTKIQTMKLSLPENSPLTTGMDVEMIAPKSLKADWFLLIVLPVFFIVLISLLPGFTDWQVDEQSRNLFALGGGILGFAGSALLLKLLRKNQTIELVALSRDDQV; encoded by the coding sequence TTATCCTGGGACTCCTTAATGATACAGGTCTGTGTGGAAGCGGGAAATGTGAAGGCTGCAGCTGCTCCACCAAGATACAGACCATGAAATTATCTCTCCCTGAAAACTCACCCCTCACCACCGGGATGGATGTGGAAATGATTGCCCCCAAATCTTTAAAGGCGGACTGGTTTCTCCTCATCGTCCTTCCGGTCTTTTTTATCGTCTTGATCTCACTGTTACCCGGATTTACTGATTGGCAGGTTGATGAGCAAAGCAGGAATCTTTTTGCCCTGGGAGGCGGAATCCTGGGGTTTGCAGGTTCTGCTTTGCTATTGAAACTACTAAGAAAGAATCAGACCATAGAACTTGTTGCCCTTTCCAGGGACGATCAAGTTTGA